A genomic window from Candidatus Methylacidiphilum fumarolicum includes:
- the hisB gene encoding imidazoleglycerol-phosphate dehydratase HisB, giving the protein MIASRTALIQRKTKETDISIKMTLDGKGTSEIKTGIGFFDHMLELFAYHASFDLILECKGDLGVDFHHTVEDCGIVLGEALNKSLGDKKGIARYGYCLLPMDETLVHSAIDISGRPYLCFRSPDHLPLVFLSAGNFQAQLLEEFLRAFVTHARLCLHIHILESKETHHLIEGTFKALARALKMAVCLDPACVERIPSTKGTLG; this is encoded by the coding sequence ATGATTGCTTCAAGAACTGCATTAATTCAAAGGAAAACAAAGGAAACGGACATTTCCATAAAAATGACCCTAGATGGGAAAGGGACAAGCGAAATAAAAACGGGCATTGGGTTTTTTGATCACATGCTTGAACTCTTTGCCTATCATGCTTCTTTCGATTTAATCCTTGAATGTAAAGGGGATCTTGGAGTTGATTTTCATCATACAGTAGAGGATTGTGGCATTGTGCTTGGAGAGGCTCTTAATAAATCTCTGGGCGATAAAAAAGGGATTGCTCGTTATGGATATTGTCTTTTACCTATGGATGAAACTCTAGTCCACTCAGCAATAGATATCAGCGGAAGGCCTTATCTTTGTTTTCGATCCCCTGACCATTTGCCCCTAGTTTTTCTTTCTGCTGGTAATTTTCAAGCTCAACTTTTAGAAGAATTTTTAAGGGCCTTTGTTACACATGCTAGACTTTGCCTTCATATCCATATATTGGAAAGTAAAGAGACGCATCATTTGATTGAAGGCACCTTTAAGGCCTTGGCAAGAGCTTTAAAGATGGCTGTTTGTTTAGACCCAGCATGTGTTGAGCGTATTCCAAGCACGAAAGGAACTTTAGGATAG
- a CDS encoding VIT1/CCC1 transporter family protein: protein MNLKRNELVKILHQNWLNEKKTARAYRDIAEIEKNPHKKEILLKLAETEEKHALKWEQELKTLGQSCEETDSKFKRIIEKWLNQNLGIWNVVRRMENAEAKDELRYLKQKELFKGSAKLEQTLAELAKDEKDHVSILHNLIKKSPAPENKIDTILTREKWHGKGGNWITDSIYGINDGLGAVFGIVSGVAGATENQTHYILISGLAGMIASSLSMGAGAYLAAKSQKEVYEAEIAREKREIEENPQEEIEEMALFYQLQGFNEEESKWIAEKLYQKPEHFLSAMVSSELGLSQATFPKPWNACLSAAISTVLGAFIPLVPFFFLSGMYAISFSFFISLVAHFLVGAAKTLVTARNWFFSGLEMTVVGVIEAVVTYSLGLLFRLPS from the coding sequence ATGAATTTGAAACGCAATGAACTTGTCAAGATTTTGCATCAGAACTGGCTAAATGAAAAGAAAACGGCAAGAGCCTATAGAGATATTGCAGAGATAGAAAAAAATCCCCACAAAAAAGAAATTCTCTTAAAACTCGCTGAAACTGAAGAAAAACATGCTCTTAAATGGGAGCAAGAACTCAAAACATTGGGCCAAAGTTGCGAAGAAACGGATTCAAAATTCAAAAGAATTATTGAAAAGTGGTTAAATCAAAATCTGGGTATCTGGAATGTAGTGAGAAGAATGGAAAATGCCGAAGCAAAAGATGAACTGAGATATTTGAAACAAAAAGAATTGTTTAAAGGATCGGCTAAGCTAGAACAGACACTTGCAGAATTAGCAAAAGATGAAAAGGATCATGTCTCCATTTTACATAATCTCATCAAAAAGAGTCCTGCCCCAGAAAACAAGATAGACACCATTTTGACTAGAGAAAAATGGCATGGTAAAGGGGGGAACTGGATAACCGACTCCATTTATGGCATCAATGACGGATTAGGAGCTGTTTTCGGAATAGTTTCTGGTGTAGCTGGAGCTACAGAAAACCAAACCCATTACATACTCATATCTGGGCTTGCTGGAATGATTGCCTCATCTTTGTCTATGGGGGCTGGAGCTTATCTAGCTGCCAAAAGCCAGAAGGAAGTATATGAAGCGGAGATTGCTAGGGAAAAAAGAGAAATTGAAGAAAATCCGCAAGAAGAAATAGAAGAAATGGCGCTTTTTTATCAACTACAAGGCTTTAACGAAGAAGAGTCAAAATGGATCGCAGAAAAGCTGTATCAAAAGCCAGAACACTTTCTTTCGGCGATGGTTAGCTCTGAGCTTGGTCTTTCGCAAGCTACCTTTCCAAAGCCCTGGAATGCCTGTCTATCGGCCGCTATTTCGACGGTTCTTGGCGCTTTTATCCCTTTGGTTCCTTTTTTCTTTCTATCAGGAATGTACGCCATTTCCTTTTCTTTTTTTATAAGCCTAGTAGCCCACTTTCTTGTCGGCGCCGCAAAAACTCTTGTTACAGCAAGAAATTGGTTCTTTAGTGGTCTAGAAATGACAGTAGTGGGTGTAATCGAAGCAGTTGTCACTTATTCTCTTGGACTTCTTTTCCGACTTCCTTCCTAG
- a CDS encoding Mpv17/PMP22 family protein encodes MAFSKGNTHSFLSDWCSQKKGEIKEVFKENLLPALIIGVFVAFLTIGYYQGWKVKELLENLERLNREKGIWFTVSVNAICCGPLAVLLHVIIWDKGKVRYDHLESSVYKAFIFGLSIFFSNYVFKAVSLLFGEEPSFHGIICKVFVDNFLYTPFFWLPFIMALFKWKEARYQFFPFWKCWNPLIYTKEGTSLLLSNWIIWVPATTFLFAMPLALQLPFAMCCYIVWSLIVSCLLEKKKSKNNR; translated from the coding sequence ATGGCCTTCAGTAAGGGAAACACTCATTCTTTTCTTTCAGATTGGTGTTCTCAGAAGAAAGGGGAAATTAAAGAGGTCTTTAAAGAAAATCTTCTACCAGCGTTAATTATTGGCGTCTTTGTTGCATTTCTTACGATTGGTTATTATCAGGGGTGGAAAGTTAAGGAATTACTGGAGAATTTAGAACGTTTAAACAGAGAAAAAGGGATTTGGTTTACAGTCAGTGTGAATGCGATCTGCTGCGGACCATTAGCAGTATTGTTACATGTGATAATCTGGGATAAAGGCAAAGTCCGGTATGACCATCTTGAGTCCTCGGTTTACAAGGCTTTTATTTTTGGATTAAGTATTTTCTTTTCAAATTATGTCTTTAAAGCTGTTAGCTTGCTTTTTGGTGAAGAACCTTCATTTCATGGGATTATCTGCAAGGTTTTTGTAGACAATTTCCTTTATACTCCTTTCTTTTGGCTTCCTTTTATTATGGCTCTTTTCAAGTGGAAAGAAGCTAGATACCAGTTTTTCCCATTTTGGAAGTGTTGGAATCCATTGATATATACGAAAGAAGGAACTTCGTTGCTTCTTTCTAATTGGATCATTTGGGTCCCCGCTACTACGTTTCTTTTTGCGATGCCTTTGGCTTTGCAGCTTCCCTTTGCAATGTGTTGTTATATTGTCTGGTCTCTCATAGTCAGTTGCCTGTTAGAAAAGAAAAAGAGCAAGAACAATAGATGA
- a CDS encoding aldehyde dehydrogenase family protein, which translates to MNDRKVLPEVESFLTASPKKMLIDGKWVESLSGNTFPSYDPATEQPLALIYEARKEDVDRAVDAARQAYEHGAWSRMSPAERSKLMMKLADLMEKHAEELAQIESLDNGKPLRAAQSSDVPASIELFRYMAGWATKIEGNTIPFSLASPYRYLAYILKEPIGVVGQIIPWNYPLLMATWKLAPALATGCTIILKPAEQTPLTALRLGELIVEAGFPEGVVNILPGFGETAGAAIANHCGIDKVAFTGSTEVGKSIVRAAVGNLKKLTLELGGKSPNIVFADAELDKAIGEAANAAFINSGQNCCAGSRLFIEKKIYEEFTKAITQQAKELRVGPGFDPNSQIGPLISAQQLQRVSSYVQSGIRQGANVGCGGVRVGEKGYFFAPTLLTNVHAQMKVYQEEIFGPVVCAVPFDSEKEEDLIKMANETIYGLAAGIWTKDISKAHRLAAKIKAGTVWINCYNVDDPALPFGGYKQSGWGREMGHEVLENYLQTKSVCVQL; encoded by the coding sequence ATGAATGATAGAAAAGTATTGCCTGAAGTCGAATCATTTTTGACAGCTTCTCCAAAAAAAATGTTGATTGATGGCAAATGGGTGGAATCATTATCTGGAAATACATTTCCGTCATATGATCCAGCAACTGAACAACCTCTTGCTTTAATTTATGAGGCAAGAAAAGAAGACGTGGACCGTGCTGTCGATGCTGCTAGACAGGCTTATGAACATGGGGCATGGTCAAGGATGTCTCCAGCCGAGCGTTCTAAGCTCATGATGAAGCTTGCCGACCTGATGGAAAAGCATGCCGAAGAGCTTGCTCAGATTGAATCCTTAGACAACGGCAAGCCTCTTCGTGCAGCCCAAAGCTCGGATGTTCCCGCTTCGATTGAATTGTTCCGCTATATGGCTGGCTGGGCTACGAAGATTGAAGGGAACACCATCCCTTTTTCTTTGGCTAGTCCATATCGTTATTTAGCCTATATCTTAAAAGAACCCATTGGTGTAGTGGGACAAATCATTCCATGGAATTATCCCCTTCTCATGGCCACCTGGAAGCTGGCTCCAGCTTTGGCAACGGGCTGTACGATAATTCTTAAGCCAGCAGAACAAACACCCCTTACGGCCCTTAGGCTTGGAGAGTTGATTGTGGAAGCGGGATTTCCAGAAGGAGTTGTGAACATTCTTCCTGGATTTGGTGAAACTGCTGGGGCGGCAATTGCCAACCATTGCGGCATTGATAAGGTGGCCTTTACGGGCTCTACAGAAGTAGGCAAAAGCATCGTTAGAGCAGCGGTTGGGAACTTAAAAAAACTAACCTTAGAGCTTGGAGGCAAATCCCCCAACATAGTCTTTGCCGATGCAGAATTGGATAAAGCGATTGGCGAAGCGGCAAATGCGGCTTTTATAAACAGTGGTCAAAACTGTTGTGCTGGGAGCCGACTTTTCATTGAAAAGAAAATCTATGAGGAATTTACAAAAGCCATAACCCAACAGGCCAAGGAGCTAAGGGTAGGTCCTGGATTTGATCCTAACAGTCAGATTGGTCCTTTAATCTCTGCCCAACAGCTCCAAAGGGTATCTTCATATGTGCAGTCGGGCATTCGCCAAGGAGCGAATGTAGGCTGTGGAGGAGTTAGAGTTGGAGAAAAAGGCTATTTTTTTGCTCCGACTCTGCTGACTAATGTCCATGCGCAAATGAAAGTTTATCAAGAAGAGATTTTTGGTCCAGTTGTCTGCGCAGTACCTTTTGATTCTGAAAAGGAAGAAGATTTGATTAAAATGGCTAACGAGACTATTTATGGCTTGGCTGCAGGGATATGGACAAAGGACATTTCCAAGGCTCATCGGCTTGCTGCAAAAATCAAAGCGGGGACAGTGTGGATCAACTGCTATAATGTTGATGATCCAGCTCTTCCTTTTGGAGGGTACAAACAATCAGGCTGGGGTAGAGAAATGGGACATGAAGTTTTGGAAAATTATCTCCAAACAAAATCAGTCTGCGTGCAGCTTTAA
- a CDS encoding DegT/DnrJ/EryC1/StrS family aminotransferase has protein sequence MNITVSKPFLPPLERYLSYLKLIWEKEWLTNNGPMVREFEARLKEYLNLDYIVYVSNGTIALQLALKILNIKGEVITSPFSFIATTSAILWEGCEPQMVDIFSDTLNINTSLIEEAITDRTSAILVPHIFGNPCDVQKIEEIGKKYRLKIIYDGAQAFGTYYDNRSIFAYGDIATISFHATKLFHTVEGGALVVRSKEIERKLRMMRNFGFADEYAICGLGINAKNSELHAAMGLCNLFHVKDIINERKRISERYDKNLEGLPIKKQKIAEGTQYNYSYYPVIFPEKDVLEWTVSQCQKMGIFPKRYFYPSLNQLSFLKKRTFCPVSEYIAERILCLPMYNNLSVSTVDLISEIVINALRG, from the coding sequence ATGAATATTACAGTGAGTAAACCTTTTTTACCACCCTTAGAGCGCTATTTATCTTATCTAAAGCTTATATGGGAGAAAGAATGGTTGACCAACAATGGACCAATGGTAAGAGAATTTGAGGCGAGATTGAAAGAATATCTTAATTTAGATTATATTGTATATGTTTCCAATGGAACAATCGCCTTACAACTTGCACTTAAGATTTTAAACATAAAAGGAGAAGTTATTACTTCTCCTTTTAGTTTTATCGCTACGACGTCAGCTATTTTATGGGAAGGATGTGAGCCACAAATGGTTGATATTTTTTCTGATACATTAAACATCAATACTTCCTTAATCGAAGAAGCGATTACAGACAGAACTAGCGCTATTCTGGTTCCTCATATATTTGGTAATCCATGTGATGTGCAGAAAATAGAAGAGATTGGGAAAAAATATAGATTAAAAATCATTTATGATGGAGCTCAAGCTTTCGGTACTTATTATGATAATAGGTCTATATTTGCTTATGGCGACATCGCTACTATTAGTTTTCATGCTACAAAATTATTTCATACTGTTGAAGGGGGAGCATTGGTTGTGAGGTCGAAAGAAATTGAAAGAAAACTGCGCATGATGAGGAATTTTGGCTTTGCCGATGAATATGCGATTTGTGGTTTAGGAATAAACGCAAAAAACTCAGAATTACACGCAGCGATGGGATTATGCAATCTGTTTCATGTAAAAGACATTATAAATGAAAGGAAAAGAATCTCTGAGAGGTATGATAAAAATCTAGAAGGATTACCGATTAAAAAACAGAAGATTGCAGAAGGAACTCAATATAATTATTCCTATTATCCAGTAATATTTCCTGAAAAAGATGTTTTGGAATGGACAGTATCTCAATGCCAAAAAATGGGGATATTTCCTAAACGTTATTTTTATCCTTCTCTTAATCAGCTTTCCTTTTTGAAAAAAAGAACATTTTGCCCAGTAAGTGAGTATATAGCAGAAAGAATTCTCTGCCTGCCAATGTATAATAACCTTTCAGTGTCGACGGTAGATTTAATCAGTGAAATTGTGATTAATGCTTTAAGAGGATAA
- a CDS encoding FAD/NAD(P)-binding protein, whose product MKAKECQSVVEPTDSILLPKAFIIEKKVVECTRIVSLWIAPLEKNECTFNPGQFLMVYVFGVGEVALSIADNGGDQEKYLLTVRSVGSVTRVIEHAKEGDILGVRGPFGNGWPIQEASTKDILLIAGGIGLPPLWSTIPFFVQNRSCYGRISLLYGVRTPQDILYKDKLETLSNGKDISVKIAVELATARTWNGHIGNVLNLISHAQFSPPSTIVFVCGPEPMMRFCAYTLLKYGIAKENIYFSMERNMQCAIGSCGHCQFGPLFLCKNGPVFSYQTIEPFLHIAEI is encoded by the coding sequence ATGAAAGCAAAGGAATGCCAATCTGTTGTCGAACCTACTGATTCTATTCTTCTTCCTAAGGCTTTCATAATCGAAAAGAAGGTTGTTGAATGTACTCGAATTGTTAGTCTTTGGATTGCACCACTAGAAAAAAACGAATGCACTTTTAATCCTGGACAATTTTTAATGGTCTATGTTTTTGGGGTGGGCGAGGTGGCTCTTTCGATTGCAGATAATGGAGGAGATCAAGAAAAATATCTTTTGACGGTCCGTTCTGTTGGCAGTGTTACTCGAGTAATTGAGCATGCAAAAGAAGGGGATATATTAGGCGTTCGTGGCCCTTTTGGCAATGGCTGGCCAATCCAAGAAGCATCGACCAAGGATATCCTTCTTATCGCTGGAGGAATTGGTCTTCCTCCTCTTTGGTCAACAATTCCTTTTTTTGTTCAAAATCGATCTTGTTATGGAAGGATTTCTCTTTTGTATGGAGTAAGGACCCCACAGGACATCCTTTATAAGGATAAACTAGAGACTCTTTCTAATGGAAAAGATATTTCGGTAAAAATTGCAGTGGAACTGGCAACAGCTAGAACCTGGAACGGTCATATTGGCAATGTACTTAATCTTATTTCTCATGCACAATTCAGCCCTCCTTCCACCATAGTTTTTGTGTGCGGTCCTGAGCCAATGATGCGTTTTTGTGCTTATACCCTCTTAAAATATGGAATAGCTAAGGAGAACATTTATTTTTCAATGGAAAGAAATATGCAATGTGCTATTGGGTCTTGTGGACATTGTCAATTTGGCCCTCTGTTTTTATGCAAAAATGGACCGGTTTTTTCTTATCAAACTATTGAACCGTTTTTGCATATAGCCGAAATTTAA
- a CDS encoding sulfite reductase subunit A: MPDPMFLEKKKILQRQDFGKLIDALHQEGYTIIGPVLSETAISYGEIQSETDLPIGWTDIQEAGKYQLKRRPDEALFGYNVGFQSMKKYLFPPRQRLFTVDKKAGRLTFVEENPQIQKYAFLGVRACDLHAALIQDKIFSEGSSRDKAYVRRREEAFVIVVQCGQSSSCCFCLSMGTGPKAEERFDLALTECVDRQQHFFLIEIGSSRGEKLISSLPLRDVKEEELLFAARVIDNAKAQMTKVMDTKGIKELFYSNWEHPRWDDVASRCIACSTCTLVCPTCFCWTVEDSISLTDQKAERWKRWDFCYNMEFSHLPSGSVRSSIRSRYRQWLSHKLASWIDQFGMSGCVGCGRCITWCPVGIDITEEVAALRVQSKEDVSQ; this comes from the coding sequence ATGCCTGATCCTATGTTTTTAGAGAAAAAGAAGATACTGCAAAGGCAAGATTTTGGTAAGCTCATCGATGCATTGCACCAAGAAGGATATACCATCATTGGACCTGTGTTGAGCGAGACTGCGATTAGCTATGGAGAAATTCAATCTGAAACTGATCTTCCCATTGGATGGACAGATATTCAAGAGGCGGGGAAATACCAACTCAAAAGACGACCAGATGAAGCTCTTTTTGGTTATAATGTCGGCTTTCAGAGCATGAAAAAATATTTATTTCCTCCAAGACAACGCCTCTTTACTGTTGATAAAAAAGCGGGACGTCTTACTTTTGTCGAGGAAAATCCGCAAATACAGAAATATGCCTTTTTAGGAGTAAGGGCATGTGATCTTCATGCTGCTTTGATTCAAGACAAGATATTCTCTGAAGGAAGTTCTCGAGACAAGGCTTATGTGAGAAGAAGAGAAGAGGCATTTGTCATTGTAGTTCAATGTGGACAGTCTTCAAGTTGTTGCTTTTGTCTGTCTATGGGAACAGGGCCTAAAGCAGAAGAAAGATTTGATTTGGCTTTGACAGAATGTGTCGATAGACAACAGCACTTTTTCCTTATTGAAATTGGAAGCTCTAGAGGCGAAAAGCTTATCAGCTCTTTGCCTTTAAGAGATGTAAAAGAAGAAGAGCTTCTCTTTGCTGCTCGTGTTATTGACAATGCCAAGGCTCAAATGACAAAAGTAATGGATACGAAGGGAATAAAAGAACTATTTTATAGCAATTGGGAGCATCCCCGCTGGGATGATGTTGCCAGTAGATGCATTGCTTGCTCAACCTGTACATTGGTTTGTCCTACATGTTTTTGTTGGACTGTGGAAGATTCAATATCTTTAACTGATCAAAAAGCGGAAAGATGGAAAAGATGGGATTTTTGTTATAACATGGAGTTTAGCCATCTGCCTTCAGGAAGTGTTCGATCATCGATAAGATCAAGGTATAGGCAATGGTTAAGTCATAAGCTGGCAAGTTGGATTGATCAGTTTGGAATGTCTGGATGTGTAGGCTGCGGCCGTTGTATAACCTGGTGTCCTGTTGGAATTGATATTACGGAAGAGGTTGCGGCTTTAAGAGTGCAATCAAAAGAAGACGTTTCCCAATGA
- a CDS encoding dihydroorotate dehydrogenase-like protein: MSVSLETTYLGLKLSSPLIPSASPLSKSLDTVKALEEIGAGAIVLYSLFEEDIEKEALHLERSLTVGSESFAEALSYVPEIPGLRIGPEYYLDHLRRVKETVAIPVIASLNAQSPGQWIKFSKLLEQAGADALELNIYSIPCDPTMSSSDLEQKYLEIIRSCRQSIKIPIAVKLSPYFTNFLSFSTELAKIGINGLVLFNRFFQPDIDLENLNVEPRITLSTESELLLRITWIGILYDRIKLDFSATGGVLSASDALKAILSGATTVQLCSALLFHGIDYLKTIKNGIIEWMEKKGYYSVESIRGILSQKNCPDPSSYERAQYVYALSVYPSPSISGLEKK; encoded by the coding sequence ATGAGTGTGAGTTTGGAAACAACCTATTTGGGATTGAAATTGTCATCTCCTCTTATTCCTTCGGCTTCTCCACTGAGCAAATCATTGGATACAGTCAAGGCTTTAGAAGAAATCGGAGCAGGAGCCATCGTGCTCTATTCCCTTTTTGAAGAAGATATTGAAAAAGAGGCCCTCCATTTGGAAAGGTCATTAACAGTAGGGAGCGAATCTTTTGCTGAAGCCTTAAGCTATGTTCCTGAAATCCCTGGATTAAGAATAGGACCTGAATACTATCTTGATCATTTAAGGCGGGTCAAAGAAACGGTTGCTATTCCTGTAATTGCCAGTTTAAATGCTCAAAGTCCAGGGCAATGGATTAAGTTTTCTAAGCTCCTTGAGCAAGCAGGAGCTGATGCTCTAGAACTCAATATTTATTCTATCCCTTGTGATCCCACTATGAGTTCTTCTGATTTGGAACAAAAATATTTAGAGATCATTAGATCCTGTCGCCAATCTATAAAGATACCGATTGCAGTCAAATTAAGTCCTTATTTTACTAATTTTTTATCCTTTTCTACAGAGCTTGCAAAAATAGGAATCAATGGACTAGTCCTTTTTAACCGTTTTTTCCAGCCAGATATTGATTTAGAAAACTTGAACGTGGAACCTAGAATTACCCTCAGTACCGAAAGTGAGCTTCTTTTGAGGATTACTTGGATAGGAATCTTATACGATAGAATTAAGCTGGATTTTTCGGCAACAGGTGGGGTATTGTCTGCCAGTGACGCTTTGAAAGCCATTCTTTCAGGTGCTACAACTGTTCAACTTTGCTCAGCACTTCTTTTTCATGGCATAGACTATTTGAAAACAATTAAAAATGGGATCATTGAATGGATGGAAAAAAAAGGATACTACTCAGTGGAGTCAATCAGGGGAATTTTGAGTCAGAAAAATTGTCCGGATCCTTCTAGCTATGAAAGAGCCCAATATGTTTATGCTCTGTCTGTTTATCCGAGCCCTTCTATATCTGGTTTAGAAAAAAAGTAG